Proteins encoded together in one Lathyrus oleraceus cultivar Zhongwan6 chromosome 5, CAAS_Psat_ZW6_1.0, whole genome shotgun sequence window:
- the LOC127085357 gene encoding protein ECERIFERUM 2: MSPLPNLDTSRISTVVPATPRGENHGEHNLNYMDLLMKLHYIRTIHLFDSEAVQSLPFSDLKAPMFPLLDSCRHVSGRIRISESGRPFIKCNDAGVRIAEWQCDKTLREWMDEKEYSVDGLVYDHVLGPDLAFSPLVFVKFTYFKCGGLSVGLSWAHILGDAFSAFSFITKWSDTLAAQPPPKSLHMPNLTKHKSLSNSITDYPISVKKATLVDKYWLAANDSYVATHTFHITFKQLHHLATTFKSTDTHTKYFEIISAMIWKCIAQIRGDYGPRVVTISTTNVSNGVENEFSRNDFVLSRVETNLSPGESNLSELVNLIAEKKMNENHVLKKLMEESDVKGDFVVYGAKLTFVDLEEGDFYGVKINGKKPVMVNCDIRGVGDEGVVLVLPGPEDNDGNNGRMVTISLPGKELDQLKGKLEKEWGIQYYSRLGC; the protein is encoded by the exons ATGTCTCCGCTGCCAAATTTGGATACTTCCAGAATTTCAACTGTTGTTCCTGCAACTCCTCGAGGCGAAAACCATGGCGAGCACAACTTAAACTACATGGACTTGTTAATGAAACTCCACTATATTCGAACCATTCATTTATTCGATTCTGAAGCAGTTCAAAGTCTCCCATTTTCCGATTTAAAAGCGCCTATGTTTCCTTTGCTCGATTCATGCCGGCATGTTTCGGGTCGGATAAGAATATCGGAATCAGGAAGACCGTTTATCAAGTGCAACGACGCCGGTGTTCGCATCGCGGAGTGGCAGTGTGACAAAACGTTGCGTGAATGGATGGATGAAAAGGAGTACTCAGTTGATGGACTCGTATACGATCATGTGCTTGGTCCTGATCTTGCTTTTTCCCCCTTGGTTTTTGTAAAG TTCACATACTTCAAGTGTGGAGGACTTTCGGTGGGACTGAGTTGGGCTCATATACTTGGAGATGCATTTTCAGCTTTTAGCTTCATCACCAAATGGAGTGACACTCTAGCTGCTCAACCTCCGCCAAAATCTCTTCACATGCCAAATCTCACCAAACATAAATCCTTATCAAATTCTATTACTGATTATCCCATTTCTGTTAAAAAGGCAACACTGGTTGACAAGTATTGGCTTGCTGCTAATGACAGTTATGTAGCTACTCACACTTTTCACATCACTTTCAAACAACTTCATCATTTGGCCACAACATTCAAATCTACCGATACACATACaaaatattttgaaattatttCAGCTATGATATGGAAATGTATAGCACAAATAAGGGGAGATTATGGACCTAGGGTTGTGACAATATCCACTACAAATGTCTCTAACGGTGTTGAAAATGAATTTTCAAGGAATGACTTTGTGTTGAGTAGAGTTGAAACCAATTTATCACCCGGTGAATCTAATTTATCAGAGTTAGTGAATCTGATAGCTGagaaaaaaatgaatgagaatCATGTATTGAAAAAATTGATGGAAGAAAGTGATGTAAAAGGAGATTTTGTTGTCTATGGTGCAAAATTAACATTTGTAGATTTGGAAGAAGGTGATTTTTATGGGGTGAAGATTAATGGAAAGAAACCTGTAATGGTAAACTGTGATATTCGTGGTGTAGGTGATGAAGGGGTTGTCTTGGTTCTTCCAGGACCAGAAGATAATGATGGTAATAATGGAAGAATGGTAACAATTTCATTGCCAGGAAAAGAACTCGACCAGCTGAAAGGTAAACTAGAAAAAGAATGGGGTATACAATATTATTCACGTCTTGGATGTTGA
- the LOC127088276 gene encoding protein ECERIFERUM 2: protein MSPQLNLEASIISTVVPATPRGEDDGEYNLNYMDLLMKLHYIRSIYLFDSEAVQDLSISDLKAPMFPMLDSCSHVSGRVRISESGRPFIKCNDAGVRIEESRCQKTLREWMDEKEYSIDELVHDHVLGPDLAFSPLIFIKFTYFKCGGLSLGLSWAHILGDAFSAFNFITKWSHTLAAQAPPKSLRFKCLSNFTKPKFLSNSISDYPISVKKATLVDKYWLAANDSYVATHTFHITSKQLHHLPTTFASTDTNTKYFGIISAMIWKCIAQIRGDYGPRVVTISTTNVSNGVENEFPSNDVVLSRVETNLSPGESNLSELVNLIAEKKMNENHVLKKLVEESEGVGDFVVYGAKLTFVDLEEGDFYGVKINGKKAIMVNCDIRGVGDEGVVLVLPGPEDDDGNNGRMITVSLPGKELDQLKSKLEKEWGIQYYSR, encoded by the exons ATGTCTCCACAACTGAATTTGGAAGCTTCCATAATTTCAACGGTGGTTCCTGCAACTCCTCGAGGCGAAGACGATGGTGAGTATAACCTAAACTACATGGACTTGCTGATGAAACTCCACTATATCCGATCCATTTATCTATTCGATTCTGAAGCGGTTCAAGATCTCTCAATTTCGGATTTAAAAGCACCGATGTTTCCTATGCTGGATTCATGCTCTCATGTTTCGGGTCGGGTTAGAATATCCGAATCGGGAAGACCGTTTATCAAGTGCAACGACGCCGGCGTTCGAATCGAGGAGTCGCGGTGTCAGAAAACGTTGCGGGAATGGATGGATGAAAAGGAATACTCCATTGATGAACTTGTACACGATCATGTGCTTGGTCCCGATCTTGCCTTTTCTCCTCTGATTTTTATCAAG TTCACATACTTCAAGTGTGGAGGACTTTCATTGGGACTGAGTTGGGCTCACATACTTGGAGATGCTTTTTCAGCTTTTAACTTCATCACCAAATGGAGTCACACTCTAGCTGCTCAAGCTCCACCAAAATCTCTTCGCTTCAAATGCTTATCGAATTTCACCAAGCCTAAATTCTTATCAAATTCTATTTCTGATTATCCCATTTCTGTTAAAAAGGCAACACTTGTTGATAAGTATTGGCTTGCTGCTAATGACAGTTATGTAGCTACTCACACTTTTCACATCACTTCCAAACAACTTCATCATTTGCCCACAACATTCGCGTCTACCGATACAAATACAAAATATTTTGGAATTATTTCAGCTATGATATGGAAATGTATAGCACAAATAAGAGGAGATTATGGACCTAGGGTTGTGACAATATCCACTACAAATGTCTCTAACGGTGTTGAAAATGAATTTCCATCAAATGACGTAGTGTTGAGTAGAGTTGAAACCAATTTATCACCCGGTGAATCTAATTTATCAGAGTTAGTGAATCTGATAGCTGAGAAGAAAATGAATGAGAATCATGTATTGAAAAAATTGGTGGAAGAAAGTGAAGGAGTAGGAGATTTTGTTGTCTATGGTGCAAAACTAACATTTGTAGATTTGGAAGAAGGTGATTTTTATGGGGTGAAGATTAATGGAAAGAAAGCTATAATGGTAAATTGTGATATTCGTGGTGTAGGTGATGAAGGGGTTGTGTTGGTTCTTCCAGGACCAGAAGATGATGATGGTAACAATGGAAGAATGATAACAGTTTCATTGCCTGGAAAAGAACTCGACCAACTAAAATCTAAACTAGAAAAGGAATGGGGTATACAATATTATTCACGTTGA